The genomic DNA CGATGACCCGCGAGCCCCTCGACCTGGCCGAACTGGTGTCCGCCGAGACGGCGCGGTCGCGCTCCAAGAAGGTCATCGCCACCCTGCAGCCGGGCGTGCGCGTCACCGGTGACCGGCTGCAGCTCGCCCGGCTGCTGACGAACCTCCTCGACAACGCCGAGCGGCACGCCGAGTCCACGGTCATCGTCACGGTCCGGCGCATCGACAGCCACGCCATCCTGGAGGTCCTCGACGACGGCGGCGGCATCGCGCCCGAGCAGCGCGAGCTCGTCTTCCAGCGCTTCACCCGCCTCGACGCCTCGCGCAACCGCGACGCCGGGGGCACCGGGCTGGGCCTGTCCATCGCCCGGGACATCGCCCAGGCCCACCACGGCACCCTCACGCTGGAGGACAGCGACAGCGGCGCCCGGTTCATGCTGCGGCTACCGGCGAGGGACAACTGACCGAACTCGGTGGTAACGCTCCCATAGCCCCGCCCGTTTTGTCCTTACTCCTCCTCTGGCCACTAGTTAGAGTGGCCCGCTGTGACATCAGGTTTCAGTCGATTACGGCGTGAGGACTTGCTCAAGGCGGCATGTGAGGTGATCGCGGAGCGGGGGTTCGGGCACACCAGGACCCTGGACATCGCCCGTGCCGCCGGAGTGAGCCAGGCGCTGCTGTTCTACCACTTCGAGACCAAGGAACAGCTCTTCGCCCAGGCGTTCGCCTACGCGGCCCAGATCCACCGCACCGCGCTGGAGTCGATCGAGCGGCTCGAACGGCCGCCGCTCGACCGCCTGCGCACGCTGCTGCGGCGCTGCTCGCCGGGCGCGGCGCCGGACGGCTGGCGGCTGTGGATCGACGCCTGGGCGGAGTCGATCCGCAGCCACGACCTGGAGCAGATCTCCCGCCGCCTCGACCAGCAGGGCCGGCTGCTGATGCGGTCGATCATCGACGACGGGGTGCGCACCGGCGACTTCGCCTGCGCCGACCCCGAGGCGTCGAGCTGGCGGATCTTCGCGTTGATCGACGGGCTGGCGATCCAGATCCACGTGCACCCGCAGGCGCTGTCGCGACGCCGAGCCGACCAGCTCGTCCGCACGGCCGCCGCCGCGGAGGTGGGGGTGAGACCGGCCGACCTGTGACCGGCTGACCTGTGACCGGCCGGCATCCGGCGCGCGTGCGCGGGCCGGCGGGATCGCCACCGTTCCGGGGCCGCGGCCCGGGTCGAGCACCGTACGCCCGTCACCGGGCTCCCGGGTGAGGTGGGCGACGGCCGCCGCCTCGCCGTGATCGGGCGCGGGAGGGGGCCGCACCGCCGAACGGGTCCTGCGCGGATGCGACCATAGACGGGTTTGCGATGTGTTGACGGAAGGTAGTGATCGGTGAGGCGGCTACTCACGGTCCTGGTGCTGGCGTGCGCCGCGGCGGGGCTCCCGGCCCCGGCTCTGGCGCACAACGTGCTGGTCGGCAGCGACCCGAAGGACGGGGCGACGCTGTCGTCCGCGCCCACCCGCATCACGCTGGTGTTCGACCAGCCGGTACGCCAGGGTTACGCCCAGGTCGGCGTCACCGGTCCCGACGGGGCGGCGTGGGCTGACGGTGAGGCGGTCGTGGCGGCCGAGAAGGTGTCGGTCAAGGTGCGGCCGCTGCCGGCGAACGGCGCGTACACGGTGGGCTACCGCATCCTGTCGGCCGACGGCCACCCGGTCACCGGCAAGATCACCTTCACCCTGCGGGCCGCCGTCGCGCCCCCGTCCGGCGCGGCCGATCCCCAGGCCACGGACCGTCCCCAGGACACCGCCGCGACGGCCGCCCCCTCGGGACGCCCCGCACCCGACCCCCAGACCGCCGCTCCCCTGCCGGCCGACGACGCACAGCGGGCCGAGGTCTACGAGGCGGCGGCCAACGGCGGAGCGGGCATGGCCGTGGTCTGGATCGTCGGAGCGCTCCTGCTGCTGGCCGCGGGCACCGCCGTGGCCCTGCGCCGCGCACGCCCCTCCCCCGGCCCCCACGACGTCCCCACCCCGGACACCGCGTCGCAGCCCGCCGCCCCTTCCACAGCTGCGCCGGACACCACCGGGCCGCACCCCACCGAGCCGCAAGCCGACGCTCGGCCGGAGGGCGCCGCCAGGACCGCCACCCCGCCTGGTGAGGGGGCGGGCGCGTGACCGTCACCGTCCCCGTGCGGCAACGCTCCGGGGGCCGGCTCCCCGCGGGCGTGTTCGCGGTGTGCGCGGTCGTCGCCGCCGTGGTCGCCAGCACGCTGACCGCCCAGGAGGCCGTTCCCGGCATCCCCATGCCCGGCCCCGTCGTGGACCTCGGGCTGCCCGTCGTCCGGGTGGCGCTCGACATCGCCGCCGTGGCGGTCGTCGGCCTGAGCCTGCTGCCCAAGCTGCTCGGCTTCGACGCTCCCGAGCGCACCGAGCCCGTCATGCGCCGGGTGCGTCCCCTGACCGTCACCGCCGCGTGGGCGTGGGCCGTCAGCGCGCTGCTGACGATCGTGTTCCAGACGGCGGAGCTCAACCCCGGCGGGGTGCCGACGCTCGGCATGATCGCCGGCTACGTCGACACCGTCGGCACCGGGCAGGGCCTGCTGTTCAGCGCCGCCTGCGCGCTCGCCGCGGCGGGCATCGGCCTGATGGCGGTGCGGTTCGGCGAGAAAGTGCCCGCCGAGCTGCGGATCATCGTCGCCCTCTTCGGGCTGCTGCCCATCCCGGTGACCGGGCACGCCGTCAACTCGGTCTGGCACGACCCCATCATGATCTCGATGGAGATCCACGTGATGGGCGCGGCGGCCTGGACCGGCGGGCTGGCCGCGATCATGGTGTTCGTCGCGCCGCGCGGCGACCTCCTCTCCGTCGTGCTGCCCCGTTTCTCCAGGATCGCCACCGTCTGCCTGCTGCTCGTCGGCCTGTCGGGGCTGATCACGGGTCTGGGCACGATGGCCCTCACCCCCGGCGTGGAGCTGCCGGGCGCGATCGTGACCAGTGAGTACGGCCTGCTGGTGGTGGCCAAGCTGGCCCTGGTGGCGCTCCTGGTGCCGCTGGCCGCGCACATCAGGTTTCGGCTGCTGCCCGCCGTCCGCCGGGGCGCCACCACGGCCGTCGTGGCCTGGGCGAGCGCCGAACTGGCCGTGATGGGCCTGTCCTACGGCGTGGCGGTCGCGATCACCCGCGCCTCGATCGGCTGACGGCGCGACCACCACTCGCAGGCCAGCCACACCGCCAGCAGCCCGGCCCCCGCCCAGACGGCCGACGCCGTCGCCAGGGGCGGGGTGCCCGCCAGGTCCTCGTGGCCCGTGAGCAGGCCGTACACCGGGCCCATGAGCGCGCTCTGGGCGACCAGGGCGCCATAGGCGGCGGCGGTCACCCCGGCGGACCCCAGCACGGCCCGCGCCACCGGCATCCGCACCGCGAACGCCAGGTCCACGCAGAGCCCGGCCACCACGAGGAAGAACGGCACGGCCGACGGCGGGAACCCGGTGAACGTGAGCAGCGGCCAGGCCAGCGTGCGGAAGCCCACGTAGCCGGCGGCCACCAGCGTCGCCGCGCCGAACCTGCCGATCATCATCCGCGCCACCACCAGCACCGACACGGTGGCGACGACCGCGTAGACCGGGTAGAGCACGTCGGGCACCGGCAGCGCGAACCCGGTCATCATCACCCGGTCGATGGGGCGGCCCATCTGCTCGGCGGCGAACCGCAGCAGGATCGGCTCGGCGTAGGTGGCGTTGTTGTCCCAGGCGCCGATCGACAGGATGCCGTACTCCTGGTGCTGCTCCGGGAAGTGGACGTTCTCCAGGAACAACGCGAAGAACGCACCCAGCACCACCGTGCGCTCCCTGCCCGGCGGAGCACTCATGAACCAGCCGCGGATCACGCCGGCGATCATGAAGAACGTTCCAACGTAGAGCATGATGTGCGACGGGCTCCACGAGGTGATGTCGAGGCCGTTGACCCGGTGGTTGATCAGGTCGAGCGGCACCGCCACCAGGAAGATGCCGGTGCCCCACTGGATCAGCCTGAGGGCCGCCCGGTCGACGCCGAAGCCGGTGTAGCCGTGGATGACGGTCAGCGCGAGCGCCAGGGCCGTGCCCGCCGAGTTGAGCAGGTGGGGC from Nonomuraea muscovyensis includes the following:
- a CDS encoding TetR/AcrR family transcriptional regulator yields the protein MTSGFSRLRREDLLKAACEVIAERGFGHTRTLDIARAAGVSQALLFYHFETKEQLFAQAFAYAAQIHRTALESIERLERPPLDRLRTLLRRCSPGAAPDGWRLWIDAWAESIRSHDLEQISRRLDQQGRLLMRSIIDDGVRTGDFACADPEASSWRIFALIDGLAIQIHVHPQALSRRRADQLVRTAAAAEVGVRPADL
- a CDS encoding copper resistance CopC family protein gives rise to the protein MRRLLTVLVLACAAAGLPAPALAHNVLVGSDPKDGATLSSAPTRITLVFDQPVRQGYAQVGVTGPDGAAWADGEAVVAAEKVSVKVRPLPANGAYTVGYRILSADGHPVTGKITFTLRAAVAPPSGAADPQATDRPQDTAATAAPSGRPAPDPQTAAPLPADDAQRAEVYEAAANGGAGMAVVWIVGALLLLAAGTAVALRRARPSPGPHDVPTPDTASQPAAPSTAAPDTTGPHPTEPQADARPEGAARTATPPGEGAGA
- a CDS encoding copper resistance D family protein, coding for MTVTVPVRQRSGGRLPAGVFAVCAVVAAVVASTLTAQEAVPGIPMPGPVVDLGLPVVRVALDIAAVAVVGLSLLPKLLGFDAPERTEPVMRRVRPLTVTAAWAWAVSALLTIVFQTAELNPGGVPTLGMIAGYVDTVGTGQGLLFSAACALAAAGIGLMAVRFGEKVPAELRIIVALFGLLPIPVTGHAVNSVWHDPIMISMEIHVMGAAAWTGGLAAIMVFVAPRGDLLSVVLPRFSRIATVCLLLVGLSGLITGLGTMALTPGVELPGAIVTSEYGLLVVAKLALVALLVPLAAHIRFRLLPAVRRGATTAVVAWASAELAVMGLSYGVAVAITRASIG